The sequence CCCTGGTCCGAGCCCGAAGGTTCTCTCTTTGATCGACGAAGTAAGATATCTCGCCGCATGTCAATCCTTTCGTGATTCCTCGGAGTTGCCTGACATTTCGAGTTATTCACGTGCCAACTCGGTGTCCATAGACTCGCTCATTTTGGCAGGTATAGAAGTGGGTTTACGGCGGGTTATATCTCATAGTGTCCTATTGGCTCGTTGCAAACGGGCCAAAATAGTTAAACCCTCATATTTCCGTTCAAAAATGCCTGTCTTCCTAATGATATTTCCTACTTGTTTTGTCTATCCGGATGAATAAAGGCAAATCCGCATGGGCGTAGTTCCTTAGGGAAAGTGGATATAAACGAGCAGAGAGAACCGATAGATGCATAGAATGACCCCAAATATTCTCAGCAGTTGCGCTCCGAGATCAACCAACGCTGATTCGGGGTATATCGAGTCCAAAGCGAGCGCATCGTCGGTGGGACAGAATTCTGAACTCTTTGCTTTGTGACCCGATGAATTCCCATCTTTTCTTCGTCAAGACAGTTTTGTCCAATTAGGGTGCCAATGTACTTTAATAGTAGTCGGGCGTATTCCCGAATACGAGGGACACCAGTGGGGCACCCTATATGCGATGAATGCGAAACGGAGCGACCCATTACTGACATATCTTCCAACGTGTATATAGCGCAAGCCCCACTTAAGCGGAGCTAACAGCTTTGGACCAATTCCCCCCGGTCGCATATCCTCATTCACTGTAATTCTTTTTTAGTAAATTATGGCTGGATCAAAACGGTGAGTCACTTCCGGCCATAACTGATATAAATGCTGACTGTACACGCATACCTAGGGCATATAGTCGCGTTCAAGAGGGCCCCTGGATGCCTGTTAATGTCAGTGAGATTGGGATAGTAGGTTCAGCCTTTTTGCGTGCGGATCGCATTAATAAAGCGCGAGCAGAAACGGCCTCGCGTGGCGCTGACTACTCATGGCGCATCATACACGAGCCTTCCTTGGATTCGTACGAACAACCTACCAGTGACCCCAGAGGAAGGCACTCTAATCGCTGCAACCTACACTAGCGACAAGTGttgggaatcattgccaCCTGCTCTTTCCACTGCCCCCTTGTATCCGCGTCCAATAAACCTCCCCCAATGCCAAGCTGCAACGTCGTTACCAACACGTTGCATATCCGCGCCCCCCTCTGGACCAATTCCTCTTTCAGAGCCCACGAGGCGCTCTTCTCTCGTCGAAACCTTGGTGCGTCCGAATCCAATTCGGCGAGACAGCGCACCTACACCGTTCTTGCCTTCACTTGCGTCGGCCACTGTACCTGTTTGCCGAACCGCTTTCGGCGACTCTTATTTTTCGTCTTCGCCGACCTCGGGCTCGGGCTCAACGACCAGTAGTATCGTCTCAGGGCCTGCTAGCCCGGTGACTATAGGTCGCACGAGTGGTGCTGCGGACCAGCGTCTCGCGCAATTTGCCCGGTGTAATGTGCAAAACGGAAAGCTTGGCGAATGGACGACCGAGAAGAAGGATATTCTATGCGCATATTTCCTTACCAATTCATTTCCGAATATGAATCAGCGAGAAGCGCTGGGGCGACAAGTCAAGCTCGAGGCGAGTTCTTCTCTCCCAGATTAATGTGATTAATGCTAATCGAGTGCTTATATGCGTCCATTTATAGACATCCCAGGTGTCTAAATTCTTTTCCCGTACTCGGTCGGAGATCAAGTATGCTCGTACGACTTTGGAACACCTTGAAGAACAGGCGACCTTTGGAATGAGGCTCGTCAACGATAATGGCTTCGTCATCCCCTACGAGCTCGGCGCCGATGCCAAGCCGAACCCTAGACGTGGCCGGGGGCGTGGACGTGGGCGTGGAAGGGGCCGAGGACGTGTGGATGACCAGGGGAAAGCACGAGGAGGT comes from Rhizoctonia solani chromosome 4, complete sequence and encodes:
- a CDS encoding homeobox domain protein codes for the protein MAGSKRAYSRVQEGPWMPVNVSEIGIKRPRVALTTHGASYTSLPWIRTNNLPVTPEEGTLIAATYTSDKCWESLPPALSTAPLYPRPINLPQCQAATSLPTRCISAPPSGPIPLSEPTRRSSLVETLVRPNPIRRDSAPTPFLPSLASATVPVCRTAFGDSYFSSSPTSGSGSTTSSIVSGPASPVTIGRTSGAADQRLAQFARCNVQNGKLGEWTTEKKDILCAYFLTNSFPNMNQREALGRQTSQVSKFFSRTRSEIKYARTTLEHLEEQATFGMRLVNDNGFVIPYELGADAKPNPRRGRGRGRGRGRGRGRVDDQGKARGGGRADSVCSDADKLDAIAESFDSHSRPGSDHVGSPNTVDIRGGSDSTLGSGIIPSSVREAARSLMSISSAVYHSTQTQGVRPDRIDITSTYASTKVSSTRSPGFKHGPPSNRVKIVAGVNTAATVPCNTPGYPILPDRQTASLFGPDARRLPSPNPSILRGHSGSHGLGAGSLTSANQLASGDGASVKPINVDSLSLAVDVFLGATTLAR